The proteins below come from a single Triticum aestivum cultivar Chinese Spring chromosome 5D, IWGSC CS RefSeq v2.1, whole genome shotgun sequence genomic window:
- the LOC123121801 gene encoding ABC transporter G family member 1 has protein sequence MASEQLLPAVPRWRPSPPREQSRPGHAADDEGPSDTASDVLGGSLRSTDGFPFGSGSSFPPPPFAPTPVTLPRSRTSSSLEISVQNGAGAVPAVVRETSLRRVDQGVVLSWEDLWVSAAGGKAGRVPILSGLNGYARPGEVLAIMGPSGCGKSTLLDALAGRLGSGVSQKGDILINGRRQKLSYGTSAYVTQDDVLMTTLTVREAVRYSASLQLPSGMSAAAKRERAEETLREMGLEGAADTRIGGWMHKGISGGQRRRVSICMEILTRPALLFLDEPTSGLDSAASFHVVSRIARLARREGMTVVAAVHQPSTEVYGLFHGLCLLAYGKTVFFGPAAETNQFFALNGFPCPSLMNPSDHFLRTINKDFDNDIEEGLGGKRTTTADNIDALAASYKSSVHMEKVTRQIIDIRGIRGEVVKMEGQQPSFLTQSFVLTKRSFVNMYRDLGYYWLRFAIYIALCLCCGTIFYDIGHNYGSIQARGSMLMFVGAFLTFMAIGGFPSFVEDMKIFGRERLNGHYGVSSFVISNTVSATPYLLLISLVPGAIAYYLVGLQRSFDHFAYFALVLFMTMMLVEGLMMIVASAVPDFLMGIITGAGIQGVMMLNGGFFRLPHDLPKPVWRYPMYYVAFHKYANQGFYKNEFVGLTFPNNQAGGADTITGDEILRDYWQVEMGYNKWVDLAVLFGMVILYRVLFLAIMKLTEKVKPMVNRLRFRRTQPSVHIADQGFEANGAK, from the exons ATGGCGTCCGAGCAGCTGCTGCCCGCCGTGCCGAGGTGGAGGCCGAGCCCGCCGCGGGAGCAGAGCCGTCCCGGCCACGCCGCAGACGACGAGGGCCCGTCCGACACGGCCTCCGACGTCCTCGGCGGCTCCCTGCGCAGCACCGACGGCTTCCCTTTCGGCAGCGGGAGCTCgttcccgccgccgccgttcgctccgACGCCGGTGACCCTGCCGCGGTCGCGGACCTCCTCGTCGCTCGAGATCAGCGTGCAGAACGGCGCCGGCGCCGTGCCCGCCGTGGTTCGCGAGACGTCGTTGCGCCGGGTTGACCAGGGCGTCGTGCTCTCCTGGGAGGACCTGTGGGTGTCGGCGGCCGGCGGCAAGGCCGGCCGCGTCCCCATCCTGAGCGGCCTCAACGGTTATGCGCGCCCCGGCGAGGTCCTCGCCATCATGGGGCCCTCCGGCTGCGGCAAATCCACCCTTCTGGACGCTCTAGCAG GAAGGCTAGGCTCTGGTGTCAGCCAGAAGGGAGACATCTTGATCAATGGCCGGAGGCAGAAGTTATCCTACGGAACTTCG GCGTACGTGACGCAGGACGACGTGCTGATGACGACGCTGACGGTGCGGGAGGCGGTACGCTACTCGGCGTCGCTGCAGCTGCCGAGCGGCAtgtcggcggcggcgaagcgggAGAGGGCGGAGGAGACGCTGCGGGAGATGGGGCTGGAGGGCGCGGCGGACACGCGCATCGGCGGGTGGATGCACAAGGGGATCAGCGGCGGCCAGCGGCGCCGGGTCAGCATCTGCATGGAGATCCTCACCCGGCCGGCGCTGCTGTTCCTCGACGAGCCCACCAGCGGCCTCGACAGCGCCGCCTCCTTCCACGTCGTCAGCCGGATCGCCAGGCTCGCGCGCCGGGAGGGCATGACCGTCGTCGCCGCCGTGCACCAGCCCAGCACCGAGGTCTACGGCCTCTTCCACGGGCTCTGCCTCCTCGCCTACGGCAAGACAGTCTTCTTCGGTCCCGCCGCCGAGACCAACCAG TTCTTCGCACTGAACGGTTTTCCCTGCCCGTCGCTGATGAACCCTTCTGACCACTTCCTGAGAACTATCAACAAGGACTTCGACAAC GACATCGAGGAAGGCCTCGGCGGGAAGAGGACGACCACCGCCGACAACATCGACGCTCTGGCGGCCTCCTACAAATCCTCCGTGCACATGGAGAAGGTGACGAGGCAGATCATAGACATACGCGGCATC AGAGGGGAGGTGGTGAAGATGGAAGGGCAGCAGCCTAGCTTCCTGACGCAGTCCTTCGTGTTGACCAAGAGGTCCTTCGTCAACATGTACAGGGACCTTGGCTACTATTGGCTCCGCTTCGCCATCTACATCGCCCTCTGCCTCTGCTGCGGCACCATCTTCTACGACATCGGTCACAACTACGGATCCATCCAG GCTCGTGGCTCCATGCTCATGTTCGTCGGTGCCTTCCTCACCTTCATGGCAATCGGAGGTTTCCCGTCTTTCGTTGAGGACATGAAG ATATTTGGGAGGGAAAGGCTGAACGGGCACTATGGCGTGTCGTCGTTCGTGATCTCCAACACAGTGTCGGCGACGCCGTACCTGCTGCTCATCTCCCTGGTGCCGGGTGCAATAGCATACTACCTGGTCGGCCTGCAGAGGAGCTTCGACCACTTCGCCTACTTTGCATTGGTACTGTTCATGACCATGATGCTGGTGGAGGGCCTGATGATGATTGTGGCCAGCGCCGTGCCGGACTTTCTCATGGGCATCATCACCGGCGCTGGTATCCAGGGCGTCATGATGCTCAACGGCGGCTTCTTCCGCCTGCCCCACGACCTTCCCAAGCCGGTGTGGAGGTACCCCATGTACTACGTCGCCTTCCATAAGTACGCCAACCAGGGGTTCTACAAGAACGAGTTCGTCGGCCTCACCTTCCCAAACAACCAGGCTGGCGGCGCCGACACCATCACCGGCGACGAGATCCTCAGGGACTACTGGCAGGTGGAGATGGGGTACAACAAGTGGGTCGACCTCGCGGTCCTGTTCGGGATGGTCATATTGTACAGGGTGCTCTTCTTGGCCATCATGAAGCTTACCGAGAAGGTGAAGCCCATGGTGAACAGACTTAGGTTCAGGAGAACCCAGCCGTCGGTGCACATCGCCGACCAGGGTTTCGAAGCAAATGGAGCAAAGTGA